GCGTCTTCCCTATCTACACCCTAGTTTGCCTAATTGCAACAGGTTTAACGGCTGTTTACTTTGTCATTCTCCTCAATCGTGTTTTCTTTGGCAGAATGGAGAATAAGACAGGGTATTTACCGAAAGTAGAATCTTTTGAGCGTTTACCCGCAGTTATTTTGGCGGTGATGATTATTTTCTTCGGTTTACAACCTTCCTTTTTAACTAATCTTAGCGTTAATACTAGCAGTGCCATCAGTATCAATGTGCCTTCAGCAACCGCACAAAGTGTAGCACCGCAAACCGCACTTTTTCAGTAATAAACTATCAATTTTCATCCTGAAAAGGTGAGTTAGAACTTGAAAAATATTCAAATCTTATGGAATTAGGATATTCAAACGATTTAGATGTCATTAATTATCAATTATCAATCATGAAAACAGCAACTAAAATTCCTCCTTCCACTCACGAATTTGCCGAAGTTATCCATCGTTTGGAAGCTGGTGGCTCAATGTTACCAGATACCCCAGAAAATTTAATGCAAATTATCGGTATCTACAAGGCTTATGCTATCCCGATGGATTTTTACTGGCGAGATTTACTCTATATTGCCGAAAGAGTTTTTCTTAATCCCCTTCCTTTCTTTAAATATTTTATTTCTCAAGAATATCTCGATTTACCCAACCATTACGCTGGGGATACTGCCGATTTGAGAATATGGCGGGGGCAAGCTAGCGCTCATCCTGAATTACTTGCCTTCATGGAAAAAGGGGAAACAAGTAAAATGCCTAAATTATTCCATCATTTGATGCACGATCGCGTTAATATGGAGTTTGCTGAGGCTTGTATGCGGGCGATGTTATGGCATGGTAGAGATATGGGTATGGGCAAGTTTGATGCTTATCTCGACAGTGATGAGTATAAAGCCAATGCTGATAAAGCCATAAAAGCCTATTTTAAGGGCAATCCTCTGATGTTGGGTTTATATAAATTGTTCCCTGAAATGTTCCTAGAACAAGTACGCCAACTATCCTATTATGCTAATCTGGGTTTATTCTGGGAAATTATGACCGCAGTGTTTCTGGAAATGTCAGATATTTACGATGAGGGCGGTTTTAAAGGAGTGCCTGATGCAATGGATTTTCTGGTTAACGGTATATTTGCGATCGCAGGTCGTCCCATATATCATAATGTATATATAAAGGGAGAATGCTATGAAATTATCCCCAAATCCAAAGGTTTTACATGGCTATATGAAGCCGCTCTTCCCTATGTAGAAGCGGTATTTTATCGCACTGCCCCCTTCCGAGGTACAAAATCTTACAATGCCCAAGCCCATCAAGTACCCCGGGAACAAAAAGACTTCCATTATGGTATTCTCTATGCAGATGTTTTCCCCGTTGGTAGTGCAGGAATTCCCCCCACATTACTAATGGATGATATGTTGCATTTTCTCCCTGACTATTTAGTGGAATACTATCAAAAACACTGTCGAGGGGAAGATGATATGTTAATTCAATTAGGGGTAACATTCCAACGCTCAATGTATAATGTTACTTCGGCGGTAATCCAAGCATTACGCACTGCCCTTTTGTATCCCCTTGATGACGATAATCCCAAGCACTTAATGAAAAATCGTCAATTCTTTGAAATGCAAATGGATAGATTTAAGCGCCCAGAAGCAAGATTAAGAGATATTCAATCTCAAGATTACCGTTAATACAAGAATTCGGAGTTCGGAGTTAAAGAAAGTAGGGAGTGGGGAGAAAACTTGTTCATCTGAAACCTGAAACCTGAAACCTGAAACCTGAAACCTGACACCTTGTTTTCCTAACTAATAATTTACACACAGTAAGAGAACCATTTTTATTATGCCTACCATCGTTGACATTGCCGTTAATAACGATAACTTTAAAACTTTAGTTGCCGCAGTTCAAGCCGCTAACCTAGTGGATGTATTACAAAGTGAAGGACCTTTTACCGTGTTTGCCCCTACCGATGATGCTTTTGCGAAACTACCTCCGGGCACAGTTACCACTTTAGTACAAAATCCCCCTCAACTGGCTCGAATCCTAACTTATCATGTGGTTGCAGGAAAACTAATGAAAGCTGATTTAGAAAAAGTTGACTCTGTCATTTCTGTGGAGGGTTCACCAATTACTATTGATTGTAGTGATAGTTTTGAGGTAAAAAATGCAACAGTTATTATGGCGGATATTGAAGCAGATAACGGAGTTATTCATGTGATTGATAATGTTATTTTGATGGGGTAGATTGAGGTTTTGGAGTATTGGGGAGATAGAGGAGGCGATCGCCTTTATTTTTCTGTTAAAATTTGAAAATGAAACAGCCCTGCCCTAAATAGGGGGGAGGGCAAAAGTGTTTAATTAACTGACGTTATTTATATTTCTTAATTCTCCTCGTTTTTCCCACCTAGTAATCAATACAACTAAAATAGAATTGCTATATAGCTAATAGTTAATATTCGTTGGAATGAATCAGAATCAATTGGTAAAAAATTTAGATGAAATCAGAAATACTATTCCTACCTCTGTGAGATTGGTGGCGGTAACAAAGAAAGTTGATGTTGAGGTCATGAAATGGGTTTATGAGCAAGGAATCAAAGATTTCGGAGAAAATAAGTTACAAGAGGCGATTAATAAACAGGCTCAATTACAGGATTTAAATGATATTACTTGGCATTTTATTGGGCATTTGCAGAGTAATAAGGCAAAAAAAGCGGTAGAGTCTTTTGCTTGGATTCATTCGGTGGATAGTCTGAAAATTGCTCAACGTCTTGATTTTTATGCACAACAGGCATTGAACGAAAAGGTCATTATAAAAAAACCTCAAGTGTGCTTACAAGTTAAGCCGTTACCTGATGATAATAAATATGGTTGGACCACAGAACAACTGTGGAATGATTTACCTTTACTGCAAGAGTTACATTATCTTAGTGTTAGAGGTTTGATGGTGATTTTACCTTTAGGTTTGTCTCAAGAGGAAACTCTTTCTACTTTTAAATCGTTGAAAGTTTTACAGGAAAAAATTAAAGATAAGGGTTATTTTTCAGATAATTTTAATCAACTATCTATGGGAATGTCAGAAGACTATTTATATGCGATCGAGGCTGGAGCTACTATGATTCGCCTAGGTAGAGTTATATTTAATGATAGTTAATATTTTCTTTTTTCTATTTTAGTTGATATTATTTATTGGTAAATAGGATGATAAATATTTTTCAGTTCTGTTTCTAAATTAACCTGAGTTCGGGATAAATTTTCATCTATGAATGATGGAGAAAAAGGCAAAGGGCAAGGAGAAAATTTAAAAGGACAATGGGCGAAGGTAAATAGTGAATAGTTGATAATTAAGGATTAGGAATAAAAAACCCCGAACACTCATTATTTATTACTCATTACTCGTTACTTATTACTTTCTCTCAACACCTGCAACCTGCAACCTGAAACCTGACACCTACCCTTATCCAATATTCTTAAACCGAACTGAGGTTAAATTAAGGATAAATTGGGTAAATAAGCTGAGTTTTGGAGCAATTTTCTTCGCTATGGTAGCGTTTTGGCAAAAGGAAATTAAATTTTCTTATCCTTGTACTATGATTGCAAAAAATTTCCTAGAATATGGAAGAATTACTTTTAATATAATACTATCTGTATTTTTTAATAGGGAAAGTTGAAAAATCAAAGCCAGAAAGGTCGTCAGTTAGTTTTTCTGAATGGAGGAATTGCGATCGCATATATAATTGCGATTCAAATTAGCCATGCTTTTACGACTCTACCCGGAGAAGTGGCATCGGTTTGGTTTCCTTCTGCTATAACTCTACCGATGGTTTATTACTATGGGACAAAAGTTTTTTCAGGTATAATCATTGGTTCTATTGTTGGTCTAATTCCTGCTTTATCTAGTTTAGATCCTCCTTTATCTTTGATAAATAGTCTTCTTCTCAACACTATCTGTGTAATTGCTAATTGTTTACAACCTTGGTTCGCTAGATATTTGTTGAATAAATTTTCTCGACATCAAGAGATTTTTACTCATTTATCTTCAGTTTTAGTTTTTATCGTTGCTTCTTTTGTTGCTCCTTTAATTTCTGCCATGTTAGGAGTGACAGGTTTATTGATAGTAAATGCTTTAACCATTGGAGAATATCCTCTTGCTTTTATTACTTGGTGGTTAGCATCGGCTTTAGCTCACATTTTATTTTCTCCGCCCATGATAATTTATCGAGAAAAAGAAGTTTTACATCAAAAAGCAAGTTATGGAGAAATAATTATCAACTTAAGTATTTTATGTGTTATATGTATAATTATTTTTCAATTTGCCTATCCTCTCGAATATTTACTATTACCGATTTTGATTTGGGGAGTATTTCGTTTAAATCGTTGCAATTCTAGTTTATTAGTGAGTTTTGTTGCATTTGTGGCTATTACCGCCACAGGCAAGGGTTATGGAATATTTGTCAAAAGTTCTGTGAATGATTCTTTAATGTTGTTACAGTCTTTTACTGCCATGCTTTCTTTAACGACATTAATTTTATCGGCGGTATTAAGTGAGAGACAAATTGCACAGCAATCTTTAAAAGAAACTCTGGAAAACTTAGAAATAAAGGTATTTGAGCGTACCAGAGAATTAACTCAAGCACAACTTAACCTCAAACACGCTAACCATACTTTAAAAAAAATTGCTAATACCGATAGTCTAACTCAAGTGGCTAATCGTCGGTACTTCGATCGCCGTTTACGGGAAGAATGGCATAATATGTTAGTAATAGCACACCCTTTATCTTTGCTATTGATTGATAT
This is a stretch of genomic DNA from Cyanobacterium aponinum PCC 10605. It encodes these proteins:
- a CDS encoding CO2 hydration protein, which encodes MKTATKIPPSTHEFAEVIHRLEAGGSMLPDTPENLMQIIGIYKAYAIPMDFYWRDLLYIAERVFLNPLPFFKYFISQEYLDLPNHYAGDTADLRIWRGQASAHPELLAFMEKGETSKMPKLFHHLMHDRVNMEFAEACMRAMLWHGRDMGMGKFDAYLDSDEYKANADKAIKAYFKGNPLMLGLYKLFPEMFLEQVRQLSYYANLGLFWEIMTAVFLEMSDIYDEGGFKGVPDAMDFLVNGIFAIAGRPIYHNVYIKGECYEIIPKSKGFTWLYEAALPYVEAVFYRTAPFRGTKSYNAQAHQVPREQKDFHYGILYADVFPVGSAGIPPTLLMDDMLHFLPDYLVEYYQKHCRGEDDMLIQLGVTFQRSMYNVTSAVIQALRTALLYPLDDDNPKHLMKNRQFFEMQMDRFKRPEARLRDIQSQDYR
- a CDS encoding fasciclin domain-containing protein — encoded protein: MPTIVDIAVNNDNFKTLVAAVQAANLVDVLQSEGPFTVFAPTDDAFAKLPPGTVTTLVQNPPQLARILTYHVVAGKLMKADLEKVDSVISVEGSPITIDCSDSFEVKNATVIMADIEADNGVIHVIDNVILMG
- a CDS encoding YggS family pyridoxal phosphate-dependent enzyme; the encoded protein is MNQNQLVKNLDEIRNTIPTSVRLVAVTKKVDVEVMKWVYEQGIKDFGENKLQEAINKQAQLQDLNDITWHFIGHLQSNKAKKAVESFAWIHSVDSLKIAQRLDFYAQQALNEKVIIKKPQVCLQVKPLPDDNKYGWTTEQLWNDLPLLQELHYLSVRGLMVILPLGLSQEETLSTFKSLKVLQEKIKDKGYFSDNFNQLSMGMSEDYLYAIEAGATMIRLGRVIFNDS
- a CDS encoding sensor domain-containing diguanylate cyclase: MKNQSQKGRQLVFLNGGIAIAYIIAIQISHAFTTLPGEVASVWFPSAITLPMVYYYGTKVFSGIIIGSIVGLIPALSSLDPPLSLINSLLLNTICVIANCLQPWFARYLLNKFSRHQEIFTHLSSVLVFIVASFVAPLISAMLGVTGLLIVNALTIGEYPLAFITWWLASALAHILFSPPMIIYREKEVLHQKASYGEIIINLSILCVICIIIFQFAYPLEYLLLPILIWGVFRLNRCNSSLLVSFVAFVAITATGKGYGIFVKSSVNDSLMLLQSFTAMLSLTTLILSAVLSERQIAQQSLKETLENLEIKVFERTRELTQAQLNLKHANHTLKKIANTDSLTQVANRRYFDRRLREEWHNMLVIAHPLSLLLIDIDCFKQYNDTYGHPQGDECLIQVAQTFKSVTRHNSDCIARYGGEEFAIILPNTNQKEAQFIAEKILKEIRKLQIDHKTSTVLKIVTLSIGITTSTPQANDSLEDFIQKADKALYQAKQQGRDRFVILV